In Rosa chinensis cultivar Old Blush chromosome 1, RchiOBHm-V2, whole genome shotgun sequence, a genomic segment contains:
- the LOC112182353 gene encoding rac-like GTP-binding protein ARAC7 — MSASKFIKCVTVGDGAVGKTCMLICYTSNKFPTDYIPTVFDNFSANVAVDGNIVNLGLWDTAGQEDYSRFRPLSYRGADIFVLAFSLISRASYENVLKKWMPKLRRFAPNVPIVLVGTKLDLREDMHYLADHMGSNIITSAQGEELRKQIGAAAYIECSSKTQQNVKVVFDTAIKAVLQPPRRKDIVKQKRHRRSGCSFV; from the exons ATGAGTGCTTCAAAGTTCATTAAATGTGTTACTGTTGGGGATGGAGCTGTAGGGAAGACCTGCATGCTAATTTGCTACACCAGCAACAAGTTTCCTACT GATTATATACCCACAGTGTTTGACAATTTTAGTGCAAATGTGGCTGTGGATGGAAATATTGTCAATTTGGGGCTATGGGACACTGCAG GTCAGGAGGACTACAGTAGGTTTAGGCCACTAAGTTACAGAGGTGCagatatatttgtgttggctTTCTCTCTAATTAGTAGAGCTAGCTATGAGAATGTTCTTAAGAAG TGGATGCCAAAACTTCGCCGATTTGCGCCTAATGTTCCAATTGTCCTTGTTGGGACAAAGCTTG ATCTTCGTGAGGACATGCACTATCTAGCTGATCATATGGGATCGAACATCATAACTTCTGCTCAG GGAGAGGAGTTAAGAAAGCAAATAGGAGCCGCAGCTTATATTGAATGCAGCTCTAAGACCCAACAG AATGTCAAAGTGGTGTTTGACACTGCCATCAAGGCTGTTCTTCAACCTCCAAGAAGGAAGGATATAGTTAAGCAGAAAAGGCACCGAAGGTCTGGTTGCTCATTTGTGTAA
- the LOC112182544 gene encoding probable 2-oxoglutarate-dependent dioxygenase SLC1, with protein sequence MGSSGAVADTNYRENKATETHDQYLQKGVRHLCEGGLTRVPTKYILPKEERPNSAIGGETILKLPVIDFAQLQGSSSRSQALNSLAKACEEFGIFQLINHGITDEVISTMTDVSKRFFELPFDERSTYMSKDMASPARYGTSFNQNNDEVFCWRDFLKLSCHPLSDSVPSWPSSPVDLRETVVNYSKNTNFLYLELLEAVMESLGLMETTESSGTDKIDTRTSTLDEFEDGSQLIVVNCYPACPEPDLTLGIPPHSDYGILTLLLQDQVQGLQIQHQGKWVTVEPLPNSFIVNVGDHLEIFSNGRYKSVLHRVVVNSSKSRISVASLHSMPFDTVVRPSPKLVDEANPIRYRDTDFANFLEYIASRDHQTNSKSFLQSRKLT encoded by the exons ATGGGTTCAAGTGGTGCTGTTGCTGACACCAATTACAGAGAAAATAAAGCAACAGAAACCCATGATCAATACCTGCAGAAAGGAGTGAGACACTTGTGTGAAGGAGGGCTGACTAGAGTTccaaccaagtacatactgccCAAGGAGGAACGACCCAATTCAGCAATAGGAGGAGAGACTATTCTCAAGTTACCAGTTATTGATTTCGCTCAGTTGCAAGGCTCCAGCAGCAGATCCCAAGCATTGAACTCCCTCGCAAAAGCTTGCGAAGAATTTGGAATTTTTCAG TTGATAAACCATGGTATCACAGATGAAGTTATATCAACAATGACTGATGTAAGTAAAAGGTTTTTTGAGCTTCCTTTCGATGAGAGATCAACGTACATGTCAAAGGATATGGCTTCCCCAGCTAGGTATGGAACAAGCTTTaaccaaaacaatgatgaagTGTTCTGCTGGAGAGACTTTCTCAAGCTTAGTTGCCATCCTTTATCAGACAGTGTTCCTTCTTGGCCATCATCTCCTGTGGACCTAAG GGAAACAGTAGTGAACTATTCAAAGAACACGAATTTTTTGTATCTAGAGCTGTTGGAGGCTGTCATGGAGAGCCTTGGATTGATGGAAACTACAGAGAGTTCTGGTACAGACAAAATAGACACCAGGACCAGTACTTTAGATGAATTTGAAGATGGAAGCCAACTGATTGTGGTGAATTGCTACCCTGCATGCCCTGAACCTGATTTAACCCTAGGCATTCCACCTCATTCTGATTATGGCATCCTCACTCTTCTCCTTCAAGACCAAGTCCAGGGTCTTCAAATACAGCACCAAGGAAAATGGGTGACCGTGGAACCACTTCCGAATTCATTCATCGTCAACGTTGGTGATCATCTTGAG ATATTTAGCAATGGGAGATACAAAAGCGTGCTGCATAGGGTTGTTGTCAACTCATCCAAGTCTCGAATCTCTGTTGCTTCATTGCACAGCATGCCATTCGACACCGTTGTTCGGCCTTCACCTAAACTCGTCGACGAAGCCAACCCTATTCGTTACAGGGACACAGACTTTGCCAATTTTCTCGAGTATATTGCTTCGCGTGACCACCAGACGAACAGTAAGAGTTTCTTGCAATCGAGGAAATTGACTTGA